In the genome of Leptospira tipperaryensis, one region contains:
- a CDS encoding helix-turn-helix domain-containing protein codes for MDFEEFLLKVGKNIQSIRKEKGLTQENMDEGDYAVPVRTLQDIEAGRANFTANSIFKLSKRLKVKPKDFLDI; via the coding sequence GTGGATTTTGAAGAATTTTTATTAAAAGTCGGAAAGAATATTCAGAGCATTCGTAAGGAAAAAGGGCTTACTCAGGAAAATATGGATGAAGGCGATTACGCTGTTCCTGTAAGAACTTTGCAAGATATTGAAGCGGGCAGGGCTAATTTTACAGCTAACTCAATTTTCAAGCTTTCTAAGCGATTAAAGGTTAAACCAAAAGATTTTCTGGATATTTGA
- a CDS encoding helix-turn-helix transcriptional regulator has translation MTRKSKIKSQSATYRQTKSKIMERISEEEKKAFYHQLKVARIEANLTQAQVGKMIKKSRSQVSKIESGKCRLYMDEFLKFMKIYKKSPFFFYSVFTTNEVIKSQKRARVRSAKQF, from the coding sequence ATGACGAGAAAATCCAAAATCAAGTCTCAAAGTGCTACCTATAGACAAACCAAGTCGAAAATCATGGAGAGAATTTCCGAGGAAGAGAAGAAAGCTTTCTATCATCAGTTAAAAGTAGCTAGAATAGAAGCAAATCTTACCCAAGCACAGGTTGGCAAAATGATCAAAAAGAGCAGAAGTCAAGTTTCAAAGATAGAATCCGGTAAATGCAGGTTATATATGGATGAATTCTTAAAGTTTATGAAGATTTATAAAAAATCCCCATTCTTCTTCTATTCTGTATTTACGACAAATGAGGTCATTAAATCACAGAAGAGGGCCCGAGTAAGATCTGCGAAGCAGTTTTAA
- a CDS encoding PD-(D/E)XK motif protein — MNQLLKLFESINVENESECIFTKKLSQSSIYRVGKDKEGLPYFLISIDIKKSSRSLLPISLQNLSVVHDVYCKIFEKNEFEDYFTIIKCTSLDQLLHQYFFEIILSLLRVIKEQPSEEEINLFIRKIVDLFICIDEEPKKSVQGLWAELFLINESLDKRLLISSWHEIPSNIFDFQNSSTNLEVKSTLSNFRRHSFNYEQLKPDPFRQSFVISILMKENSRGTNIRELIEAIRKSLKGDSNSIIKVDQIIYSSVGKNWQHIDSFKFDIEFSKKSTKIYSIVDIPCIQHNIPNELSKIRFDCDLSNIKPISPSLKNKDELLKVISVL; from the coding sequence ATGAACCAACTTCTCAAATTATTTGAATCAATTAATGTTGAGAATGAAAGCGAATGTATTTTTACTAAAAAATTATCTCAAAGTTCAATCTATCGTGTCGGAAAAGACAAGGAAGGTCTCCCTTACTTTTTAATATCTATCGATATTAAAAAATCGTCAAGGTCACTTCTACCTATTTCGCTTCAGAATTTATCTGTTGTACATGATGTGTATTGTAAAATCTTTGAGAAGAACGAATTTGAAGATTATTTTACTATAATCAAGTGCACTTCGTTAGATCAATTACTTCATCAGTATTTTTTTGAAATTATTCTGTCGTTACTTAGGGTTATTAAGGAACAACCGTCAGAAGAAGAGATTAACTTATTTATCAGAAAGATTGTAGATCTTTTTATCTGTATTGACGAAGAACCAAAAAAATCTGTTCAAGGTCTTTGGGCAGAACTTTTTTTAATAAATGAATCTTTGGACAAAAGATTATTAATTTCTTCTTGGCACGAAATTCCATCTAATATTTTCGATTTTCAGAATAGTTCTACAAATCTTGAAGTTAAAAGTACTCTTAGTAACTTTCGTCGACATTCTTTTAACTACGAGCAGCTTAAACCCGATCCATTTCGCCAATCATTTGTTATTTCTATTCTTATGAAGGAAAATTCACGAGGAACAAATATTCGTGAATTGATTGAGGCGATTAGAAAATCTTTAAAAGGAGATTCGAATTCAATTATAAAAGTTGATCAAATAATCTATTCGTCAGTCGGGAAAAACTGGCAACATATAGATAGCTTTAAATTTGATATTGAGTTTTCAAAGAAATCTACTAAAATATATAGCATAGTAGATATTCCCTGCATTCAGCATAATATACCGAATGAACTATCTAAGATTCGTTTCGATTGTGATTTATCGAATATTAAGCCTATTTCACCCTCTTTAAAAAACAAAGATGAATTGTTGAAAGTGATCTCAGTTCTTTAA
- a CDS encoding ATP-binding protein: MSVNETTKVNIRPGVGILSVLSHLNYKPWYAIAEFVDNSIQSYINYKEKLTSKNKNYKLIIDIEINGSNEEQRIVIRDNAAGIHEKDYERAFKPAALPPNKDGLSEFGMGMKSAACWFASEWTVRSIALDEGKEMFAHFNLKKIVDENIEDLELHTKSTSSIAHFTTIELINLNNPIQSRSKGKIKEHIESIYRVYLRNDEIIIKFCGEKLQYSEPEILVAPSYKDLKGPSLKWRKEITFDLGNGLKVSGFAAIRERANASKSGFSLFRRNRLIMGSLDDTYRPVEIFGQPNSFTYQRLYGELHLDGFEVSHTKDGFIWDENEGPFIGLLREEINKPPLELIKQTREHRVFKKDLEKGAKNASQNTASSIESNFPPVYAKLIESDYTADGVNLETTDLIVSDKQFELDFKGLKWFIKILNTNDPSINDWLSLKVDRKTSGKYQREITLSISHAHPFMENYSGFTAKEIEPLLRIAAAISLAEIVSKDSSSRDISSVRRNINEILRQVLSKPIEEVESD; encoded by the coding sequence ATGAGCGTTAATGAAACAACTAAAGTTAATATACGACCAGGAGTCGGAATACTTTCAGTCCTTAGTCATCTCAATTATAAACCGTGGTATGCTATTGCTGAATTTGTAGATAATTCTATACAAAGCTATATAAATTATAAGGAGAAATTAACTAGTAAAAATAAAAATTACAAACTGATTATCGATATTGAGATTAATGGTTCCAATGAAGAACAGAGAATTGTGATTCGGGACAACGCTGCGGGTATACATGAAAAGGACTATGAAAGGGCGTTCAAGCCTGCGGCATTACCACCGAACAAGGATGGATTATCTGAATTTGGGATGGGTATGAAGAGTGCTGCTTGCTGGTTTGCTTCTGAATGGACGGTAAGAAGTATTGCCTTGGACGAAGGAAAAGAAATGTTTGCACATTTCAATCTCAAGAAGATCGTTGATGAGAACATTGAAGATCTTGAACTTCATACTAAAAGCACTAGTAGTATTGCGCATTTTACAACTATTGAATTAATCAATTTAAATAACCCGATTCAATCTCGCTCAAAGGGGAAGATAAAAGAACATATAGAAAGCATATATCGAGTCTATCTTCGTAATGATGAAATAATAATAAAATTTTGCGGCGAAAAATTACAATATTCGGAGCCGGAGATTTTAGTCGCACCAAGCTACAAAGATTTGAAAGGACCAAGTTTAAAGTGGCGAAAGGAAATAACTTTCGATTTAGGTAATGGACTTAAAGTAAGCGGATTTGCGGCAATTCGCGAAAGGGCGAATGCTTCGAAGTCAGGGTTTTCATTATTTAGGCGAAATCGCCTAATCATGGGTAGTTTAGACGATACATATCGTCCTGTAGAAATTTTTGGCCAACCCAATAGCTTTACTTACCAGAGACTTTATGGCGAATTACATTTAGATGGCTTTGAAGTAAGTCATACAAAAGATGGATTTATTTGGGACGAAAATGAAGGCCCATTTATTGGACTTCTTAGAGAAGAAATAAATAAACCACCATTAGAGTTAATCAAACAGACAAGAGAACATCGTGTATTCAAAAAGGATCTTGAAAAGGGAGCAAAGAATGCCTCTCAAAACACGGCAAGTTCCATAGAAAGTAATTTTCCTCCAGTATATGCTAAGTTAATTGAAAGTGATTATACTGCTGATGGAGTAAATTTAGAAACGACTGATTTGATTGTTTCTGATAAACAATTTGAATTAGATTTCAAAGGCCTAAAATGGTTTATTAAAATTTTAAATACAAACGATCCATCGATTAATGATTGGCTATCACTGAAAGTGGATCGTAAAACTTCTGGAAAATATCAACGGGAGATAACGCTTAGTATTTCTCATGCTCATCCATTTATGGAGAATTATTCTGGATTTACTGCAAAAGAGATTGAGCCCTTATTAAGAATTGCAGCAGCAATAAGCCTTGCGGAGATAGTCTCCAAAGATAGCAGTTCAAGAGATATTTCAAGTGTACGTCGAAATATAAATGAAATTTTGAGGCAAGTTTTATCCAAGCCCATCGAGGAAGTTGAAAGTGACTAA
- a CDS encoding Z1 domain-containing protein yields the protein MTNQQIVKVLNNNSPNWRPIIGEETTKLIAHLNLPASKEKIEKEAFSILSKCVPPLAGNTGNSTGLVIGYVQSGKTMSFTTLSALARDNNYQVIILITGISVPLFNQSKNRIQNDLRLVSRSDRKWRYFENPTDNDRNSLRDTLDDWKDSSVPEGNKQTILIVVMKNHRHLEKLNRLFSHIDFSGSSAIIIDDEADQASLNTKVKNNGQSTTYKRMLSLRSHFKNHSFLQYTATPQAPLLINIIDTLSPNFVEVLTPGSEYTGGKEFFIENPHLIEDIPEQDIPNAESEFESAPESLLKAMRYFFIGVAIGEINKNARNRSMMVHPSQKTIKHSDYTTWINIIKNEWKSILELTSESDERTQLIKDFKAVYNDIKINNEDIPSFGEIENILVYSIRKTNVQPLNASKGKTPSVDWSSVYSHILVGGQAMDRGFTVEGLTVTYMPRMLGVGNADTFQQRARFFGYKRSYIGLCKVFLGEAVRQAYEGYVKHEEDIRRQMIELNENKKSLNEWKRLFFLNNALRPTRSNVLHLDYVRLSFNDVWHQIDVPHDSTDSYKANYDIVKKFIEKNNFTEDGSSPLVSEKNLILDNFSLSQLMEELLARFNVAHIEDSQRVTAFLIVLRNILDENPDELCRVYLMSAGKPRERSVDNDDSIKQLYMGANPVSPREERGRIYPGDREVFDPEKTNIQIHILNIKKNDKIIAYNVPTLAFRIPKKYSTELIYQEQVK from the coding sequence GTGACTAATCAGCAAATTGTCAAAGTATTAAATAACAATTCTCCAAACTGGCGACCTATTATTGGTGAAGAAACAACCAAGCTTATTGCGCACTTAAATCTTCCTGCAAGTAAGGAAAAGATTGAAAAAGAAGCTTTTTCGATCTTAAGCAAATGTGTTCCTCCTTTAGCTGGAAATACTGGGAATAGTACGGGATTGGTTATTGGGTATGTTCAGAGTGGAAAGACAATGTCATTTACAACGCTGTCTGCCCTTGCAAGAGACAATAATTACCAGGTTATCATCTTAATAACAGGCATCTCAGTGCCACTTTTTAATCAATCAAAGAATAGAATTCAGAATGATTTAAGACTTGTCTCTCGATCCGATCGAAAATGGCGATATTTCGAAAATCCAACTGATAATGATCGGAATAGCTTGCGTGACACACTTGATGATTGGAAAGATTCGTCGGTTCCAGAAGGCAATAAGCAAACAATATTGATTGTTGTTATGAAAAACCATCGTCATCTCGAAAAACTAAACCGCCTGTTTTCTCATATCGATTTTAGCGGAAGTTCAGCAATAATTATTGATGATGAGGCAGATCAGGCAAGTTTAAATACAAAGGTCAAAAACAATGGGCAATCGACTACTTATAAAAGAATGTTAAGTCTTCGAAGCCACTTTAAAAATCACTCATTTCTTCAATATACAGCAACTCCGCAAGCACCTTTACTCATAAATATTATAGATACTCTTTCTCCTAACTTTGTAGAAGTCCTGACTCCTGGTTCAGAATATACCGGTGGAAAAGAATTTTTCATTGAGAATCCTCACTTAATCGAAGATATCCCTGAACAAGATATTCCAAATGCAGAAAGCGAGTTTGAAAGTGCTCCAGAAAGTCTATTAAAAGCAATGAGATATTTTTTTATTGGCGTGGCTATTGGGGAGATAAATAAAAATGCTCGTAATAGATCAATGATGGTTCATCCCTCCCAAAAGACTATTAAGCATAGCGATTATACAACTTGGATTAATATTATAAAAAATGAATGGAAAAGTATACTAGAGCTGACGAGCGAATCTGATGAACGGACTCAGTTGATAAAAGATTTTAAAGCTGTCTATAACGATATCAAAATAAACAACGAGGATATCCCCTCGTTTGGGGAAATTGAGAATATTTTAGTATATTCGATCAGAAAAACTAATGTTCAGCCACTGAATGCCTCAAAAGGAAAGACTCCAAGTGTTGACTGGAGTTCCGTTTATTCTCACATCTTAGTTGGCGGTCAGGCAATGGATAGAGGATTTACTGTGGAAGGTCTTACAGTAACTTATATGCCTAGAATGTTAGGAGTTGGAAATGCAGATACCTTTCAACAAAGAGCTCGCTTTTTTGGATACAAGAGATCATATATAGGTTTATGTAAGGTTTTTCTTGGAGAGGCAGTGCGACAAGCCTATGAAGGTTATGTTAAGCATGAAGAAGATATCCGAAGGCAAATGATTGAATTGAATGAAAATAAAAAGTCATTAAACGAATGGAAGCGTTTATTTTTTCTTAATAACGCCTTGCGTCCTACGAGATCCAATGTTTTGCATTTAGATTATGTTCGATTATCATTTAATGACGTGTGGCATCAAATAGATGTGCCTCATGATTCAACAGATTCTTATAAAGCAAATTATGACATTGTTAAAAAATTTATAGAGAAGAATAATTTTACTGAGGATGGATCTTCTCCTTTAGTATCTGAAAAGAACTTAATTTTAGATAATTTTAGCTTAAGTCAACTTATGGAAGAGTTGCTCGCCCGATTTAATGTTGCTCACATTGAAGATTCACAACGGGTTACTGCTTTTTTAATTGTATTAAGAAACATTCTTGATGAAAATCCAGATGAACTTTGCCGAGTTTATTTAATGTCAGCGGGAAAGCCCAGAGAAAGAAGCGTCGATAATGACGATTCAATTAAACAATTATATATGGGTGCGAATCCTGTTTCTCCAAGAGAGGAAAGGGGACGAATTTATCCAGGAGATCGAGAAGTATTCGATCCAGAGAAAACTAATATTCAAATTCATATTTTAAATATCAAAAAAAATGACAAGATAATTGCTTATAATGTTCCAACGCTGGCTTTTAGAATTCCGAAGAAGTATTCGACTGAACTGATATATCAAGAGCAGGTAAAATGA